DNA from Stenotrophomonas acidaminiphila:
AGGGCGGCCATGTCCTCGCGGTAGGCGGCGGCGAAGCGGTCGGTGATGGCCGCGATCTGCACGCCCTGGTCGCGCGCCGCGGCGTTGATCTTGTCGTCGACGTCGGTGATGTTGCGGGCGTAGCGCAGGCCGCCGAAACTGCGCCGCAGCAGGGCCGCGAGCACCCCGAACACCACCGGGCCGCGGGCGTTGCCGATGTGCACGTAGTTGTAGACGGTCGGGCCGCACACGTACATGGTCGGGGCGGCCGGGTCCAGCGGGGCGAACCGCTCCAGCTGCCGGGTCAGGGTGTTGTACAGATGCAGGGCCATGGGCGTGCCGTGGGAGCGAAAACAGAGCCGGCAATTCTAGCGGGCCGGGGCCGGGCGGGCACGCCCGGGCTGGGCAGCGGCGCGATGGACGGGTAATGTTCAGCCTCCATCCCCTGCCGCGCCTACACTATATCGGTGGTCATCCCTCATCCATCCCCGTTGACGTGTCGATGAAGCGCGCTCCCGTGTCGCTGTCCATGGCCTGCCTGCTGGCCGCGTCCGCCATGCCGGCCGCGGCCCAGAACACCGACCTGCGCAATCGCGTGGTGATCGTCGAGAACGTGCGCTACGACTATGCGCAGGTATTGAACGTCGAGCCGGTGTTCCAGACCCTGCGTGCCACCCGCACCGAGGAACACTGCGAGCCGGTGTCCACGCTGACGCTGGCGCCGGTGGAGGTCAAGGGCGAGGAGCAGAAGGGCGGCTTCCGTCGCTTCTGGGATTCGGTCAAGGGCATTTTCAGCCACCAGGACGGCGAGGACGAGGCCGAAAGGGAAGTGCGTACCGTGGGCGCCGGCAACAATGGCGCGCTGCTCACCCCCGAATGCCGGATCATCGAGGTCGGCCGCGAGTTCCGCCGGCCCATCGCCTATGACGTGGATTACGTCTACAAGGGCGTCAAGTTCCGCTCGCGCCTGCCCGAGGATCCGGGCAACCGCCTGAAGCTGCGGGTGTCGATCACCCCCGAGCTGGGCGAGGGCCTGGAGCAGGGGCCGGCGAATCCCTGATTGTTGCATCGCGGCACTTGCGTGGTGCCGGAACGCGTGCGACCATGCGCGACGATGAAGGCGAACAGCTTCCAGCACGAAACCAGCACCGCCCGGATGGCCTCCGGCATGACCTCGCGTGCCCGCCGACCGGAACCCCACATATTCGCTGGGTAAACCGGAGCCTTGTGCTGTCTGTTCGGAAAACCCAGCCCCCGGCTGGGTTTTTTCGTTTCTGCTCCACGAAAGTTTCAACTGCAATGAGCCGCGCGTCCGCGCATCCTGCCGCCGGCAACGGTGGTCCCCCGCACCAGCAAAGGATGGATCGATGTCTGTGAAGCACTTCTTGAACACCCAGGACTGGAGCCGCGCCGAACTCGACGCGCTGCTGACCCAGGCGGCCCTGTTCAAGCGCAACAAGCTGGGCGACGACCTGAAGGGCAGGTCCATCGCGCTGGTGTTCTTCAATCCGTCCATGCGTACCCGCACCAGCTTCGAGCTGGGCGCGTTCCAGCTCGGCGGCCATGCCATCGTGCTGCAGCCGGGCAAGGACGCGTGGCCGATCGAGTTCGACCTGGGCACGGTGATGGATGGCGACACCGAAGAGCACATCGCCGAAGTGGCGAAGGTGCTGGGGCGCTACGTCGACCTCATCGGCGTGCGCGCCTTCCCGAAGTTCGTGGACTGGCAGTACGACCGCCAGGACATCGTGCTCAAGGCGTTCGCGAAGTACTCGCCGGTGCCGGTGATCAACATGGAGACCATCACCCATCCCTGCCAGGAACTGGCGCATGCGCTGGCGCTGCAGGAGCACTTCGGCACCAGCGACCTGCGCGGCAAGAAGTACGTGCTGACCTGGACCTACCATCCCAAGCCGCTGAACACCGCGGTGGCCAACTCGGCGTTGACCATCGCCACCCGCCTGGGCATGGACGTGACCCTGCTGTGCCCCAACGAGCAGTACATCCTCGACGAGCGTTACATGGGCTGGGCCGCGCAGAACGTGGCCGAGAGCGGCGGCTCGCTGCGCGTCAGCCATGACATCGAAAGCGCCTACCGCGGTGCCGACGTGGTCTATGCCAAGAGCTGGGGCGCACTGCCGTACTTCGGCAACTGGGCGCCGGAAAAGCCCATCCGCGACCAGTACAGGCACTTCATCGTCGACGAGGCCAAGATGGCGCTCACCAACAACGGCGTGTTCAGCCATTGCCTGCCGCTGCGCCGCAACGTCAAGGCCACCGACGCGGTGATGGATTCGCCGCAGTGCATCGCCATCGACGAGGCCGAGAACCGCCTGCACGTGCAGAAGGCGATCATGGCCGCGCTGGTCCGCTGATCCGTCCCGCCGCTTTCCCTTCCCCCGATTCAACAACGGCGGCCCACGCGCCGCCCCACGAGATCCGCACATGACTACTCCCAACGAATCCCGCGACATCGTCCTGGCCTTCTCCGGCGGCCTGGACACCAGCTTCTGCGTGCCCTACCTGAAGGAGCGCGGCTGGAACGTGCACACCGTGTTCGCCGACACCGGCGGCGTGGACGCCGAAGAGCGCGAGACGATCGAGAAGCGCGCCGCCGAACTGGGCGTGGCCAGCCACGTCACCGTCGATGGTGGCCCGGCGATCTGGGCAGGCTTCGTCAAGCCGTTCGTGTGGGCCGGCGAGGGCTACCAGGGCCAGTACCCGCTGCTGGTGTCCGACCGTTACCTGATCGTCGATGCCGCCCTCGCGCGCGCCGCCGAGCTGGGCACCAACGCCATCGCCCACGGCTGCACCGGCATGGGCAACGACCAGGTGCGCTTCGACCTGGCGGTCAAGGCGCAGGGCGATTACCGCATCCTCGCCCCGATCCGCGAGATCCAGAAGGAGCACACCCAGACCCGTGCCTACGAGCAGGCCTACCTGGAAGAGCGTGGCTTCGGCGTGCGTGCCAAGCAGAAGGCCTACACCATCAACGAGAACCTGCTGGGCGTGACCATGTCCGGCGGCGAGATCGACAAGTGGGAGGCGCCGGGCGAGGGCGCGCGCGGCTGGTGCGCGCCGCGCAGCGCGTGGCCGATCGAGCCGCTGACCGTGACCCTGAAGTTCGTCCATGGCGAAGCGGTGGAACTGGACGGCAAGGCGCTGCCGGGCGAGCAGATCCTGGCCCGGCTCAACAGGCTGTTCGCCCCGTACGGCGTCGG
Protein-coding regions in this window:
- a CDS encoding acetylornithine carbamoyltransferase (catalyzes the conversion of N-acetylornithine to N-acetylcitrulline in an alternative arginine biosynthesis pathway), which translates into the protein MSVKHFLNTQDWSRAELDALLTQAALFKRNKLGDDLKGRSIALVFFNPSMRTRTSFELGAFQLGGHAIVLQPGKDAWPIEFDLGTVMDGDTEEHIAEVAKVLGRYVDLIGVRAFPKFVDWQYDRQDIVLKAFAKYSPVPVINMETITHPCQELAHALALQEHFGTSDLRGKKYVLTWTYHPKPLNTAVANSALTIATRLGMDVTLLCPNEQYILDERYMGWAAQNVAESGGSLRVSHDIESAYRGADVVYAKSWGALPYFGNWAPEKPIRDQYRHFIVDEAKMALTNNGVFSHCLPLRRNVKATDAVMDSPQCIAIDEAENRLHVQKAIMAALVR
- a CDS encoding argininosuccinate synthase; the encoded protein is MTTPNESRDIVLAFSGGLDTSFCVPYLKERGWNVHTVFADTGGVDAEERETIEKRAAELGVASHVTVDGGPAIWAGFVKPFVWAGEGYQGQYPLLVSDRYLIVDAALARAAELGTNAIAHGCTGMGNDQVRFDLAVKAQGDYRILAPIREIQKEHTQTRAYEQAYLEERGFGVRAKQKAYTINENLLGVTMSGGEIDKWEAPGEGARGWCAPRSAWPIEPLTVTLKFVHGEAVELDGKALPGEQILARLNRLFAPYGVGRGVYTGDTVIGLKGRIVFEAPGLTALLAAHRALEDAVLTKQQNRFKPDVARKWVELVYEGFYHDPLKTDLEAFLRSSQGKVNGEVVLETRGARVDAVAVRSPHILNAKGATYAQSADWGVEEAEGFIKLFGMSSTLYAQVNHG